Proteins from a single region of Candidatus Binatia bacterium:
- a CDS encoding carboxypeptidase-like regulatory domain-containing protein, protein METASSRQSANPQLDEVQTAKVIDVGIAQSDALRSNALSVAADLVSSRVASLTEEAGIVTTEYGAESPEMIDILGRLYVQSFAAAVAGLEGQRALIAPPAKLDAATGAIIGQVVDPSNKILANYTVSALDDADVLLAYACSDANGTFAIRIPVAAGTTTSVRLRVTDAQEQTRFQDATAAAISPQVLCTRELQVGDPVDTCVAPKDAVIPASAAKKSTNNPPPS, encoded by the coding sequence ATGGAAACTGCATCGTCCCGACAATCCGCCAACCCGCAACTGGACGAAGTGCAAACCGCGAAGGTGATCGATGTGGGGATTGCACAAAGTGACGCCCTTCGGAGCAACGCGCTCAGCGTCGCCGCCGACCTCGTTTCTTCGCGCGTCGCTTCCTTGACCGAGGAAGCCGGGATCGTCACCACGGAGTACGGCGCGGAGTCGCCAGAGATGATCGACATCTTGGGCCGTTTGTACGTCCAGAGTTTCGCTGCGGCTGTCGCTGGACTAGAGGGTCAACGTGCCCTGATCGCCCCGCCAGCAAAGCTGGACGCAGCAACAGGAGCGATCATCGGCCAAGTAGTCGACCCTTCTAACAAGATTTTGGCGAATTACACGGTGTCTGCGCTCGACGATGCCGACGTGCTTCTCGCATACGCGTGCTCGGATGCAAACGGCACATTCGCCATTCGGATTCCAGTCGCGGCCGGAACTACCACTAGCGTCCGCCTGCGGGTAACGGATGCCCAGGAGCAAACGCGCTTTCAGGATGCCACGGCGGCTGCTATTTCACCACAAGTGCTGTGTACTAGAGAACTACAAGTGGGGGATCCCGTTGACACTTGCGTGGCGCCCAAAGACGCTGTGATACCGGCAAGCGCTGCGAAGAAGTCGACGAACAACCCTCCACCTTCCTAG